A part of Candidatus Dependentiae bacterium genomic DNA contains:
- a CDS encoding Holliday junction branch migration protein RuvA: QQIILDVSGVGFNLSVADEHAFTVGQKQELQVYFHWNTEQGPQLFGFTSKLSKTVFSLIISCSGIGPKIGLAALAQLSPESFLQAILLNDIKTLSSLSGIGTKKAEALVLCLKDKVSKLDVTTVSMPGSEGQTLKYFKQVSDALSSLNYSRSEIAGALEFVKKNSTDTSKFDEMLRKALSFLSKKA; encoded by the coding sequence CAACAGATTATTCTTGATGTTAGTGGGGTAGGGTTTAATCTTTCAGTTGCTGACGAGCATGCTTTCACCGTAGGCCAAAAACAAGAGTTACAGGTCTATTTTCATTGGAATACTGAACAAGGGCCACAACTATTTGGCTTTACTTCTAAACTATCTAAAACTGTATTTAGTTTAATAATTAGTTGTTCTGGTATAGGCCCTAAGATTGGACTGGCTGCTCTTGCTCAACTATCACCTGAAAGCTTTTTACAAGCAATACTACTTAACGACATTAAAACATTAAGCTCTTTAAGTGGTATCGGCACTAAAAAAGCTGAAGCTCTGGTTTTGTGTTTGAAAGACAAAGTGTCGAAACTTGATGTTACGACTGTATCTATGCCAGGATCTGAAGGCCAGACTCTTAAGTACTTTAAACAAGTTTCAGATGCTCTTTCTTCGCTTAATTACTCAAGATCCGAAATTGCCGGAGCTCTTGAATTTGTAAAAAAGAATAGTACTGATACAAGTAAATTTGATGAAATGTTGCGTAAAGCTCTTTCTTTTTTATCTAAAAAGGCTTAA